One window of Magallana gigas chromosome 2, xbMagGiga1.1, whole genome shotgun sequence genomic DNA carries:
- the LOC105323642 gene encoding immediate early response gene 5-like protein produces MSTEAQRLMALSLGKIAASRQQRGGINLHKNLLVASVLHKARTAYMMENLQTVLANRRAQAEAREQSKKELKCQISTASSENTTNSKDSYTRDASSEVKRLRTENETPIHEDKENSPPAKCLRVENVKIEAERPSEKPEPCHEKFEANTQVTPLADAGHCTGGKEVTDYVSKPTQNCTRCASKRRRSLENSFDSDNCVLAKKARMENGPINGINSDSSVENMQTEPSQITSLVSIFNAGFEGLCEETTKEKETTDSNNNEKTFAPSDNLFYAVQSINGFTIKDNGVSSCGTQVIDSSRDSISMATPIALTV; encoded by the coding sequence ATGAGCACTGAGGCTCAGCGTTTGATGGCTTTGTCCCTGGGAAAGATCGCTGCTTCACGACAACAGCGTGGGGGAATCAACCTGCATAAGAACTTGCTCGTGGCTAGTGTATTGCATAAAGCCAGGACAGCCTATATGATGGAGAATTTACAAACTGTACTTGCCAACAGGAGAGCCCAGGCCGAAGCACGGGAACAGTCCAAGAAGGAACTGAAATGCCAGATAAGTACTGCATCGTCAGAAAATACTACGAATTCTAAAGATAGCTATACGCGTGACGCTTCATCCGAGGTCAAAAGGTTGAGAACTGAAAACGAAACACCCATTCATGAAGACAAAGAAAATTCTCCGCCTGCCAAATGTTTACGGGTAGAAAACGTCAAAATCGAAGCCGAGCGACCATCGGAGAAACCCGAACCTTGTCATGAAAAATTCGAAGCGAATACACAAGTTACGCCATTAGCGGATGCAGGCCATTGTACCGGGGGGAAGGAGGTCACGGATTACGTCAGCAAGCCTACACAGAACTGTACTAGGTGCGCTTCCAAGCGGAGGCGTTCCCTCGAAAATAGTTTCGATTCAGACAATTGTGTGTTGGCCAAAAAAGCTAGAATGGAGAATGGACCAATTAATGGGATTAACTCAGACAGTTCAGTCGAAAATATGCAAACTGAGCCGTCCCAAATCACGAGTCTTGTCAGTATATTCAACGCTGGCTTTGAGGGACTCTGTGAAGAAacgacaaaagaaaaagaaacaacgGACTCAAACAACAATGAAAAGACATTTGCTCCGAGTGATAATTTATTCTACGCCGTTCAGTCGATAAATGGATTTACAATCAAAGACAATGGTGTCTCCTCGTGCGGCACTCAGGTTATTGACAGTAGCCGAGACTCGATCTCTATGGCAACCCCGATTGCGTTAACGGTGTGA